The following are encoded in a window of Magnolia sinica isolate HGM2019 chromosome 11, MsV1, whole genome shotgun sequence genomic DNA:
- the LOC131218840 gene encoding squalene monooxygenase SE1-like isoform X3, with translation MRGNCRYAQLNPLVTPPAHFTNHRSLATVRQQHCSSALSIKGISLLPSKPRFNRSVSRERTREISVSSTFSSPPLKMLVQQYLFEGIFASLLGFVLLYGLRGKKKAGKRAADKAEIRSEGWMSSGGGGCRSDGGGSATDVIVVGAGVAGSALAYTLGKDGRRVHVIERDLTEPDRIVGELLQPGGYLKLVELGLQDCVEEIDAQRVLGYALFKDGKSSKVSYPLDKFQSDVAGRTFHNGRFIQRMREKAASLPNITLEQGTVTSLLEENGTIKGVKYKTKTGEELQAYAPLTVVCDGCFSNLRRSLCSPKVDVPSCFVGVVLENCQLPYPNHGHVILADPSPILFYPISSTEIRCLVDVPGQKVPSIANGEMANYLKTVVAPQIPEQLRDAFISAIDRGSIRTMPNKSMPASPYPTPGALLMGDAFNMRHPLTGGGMTVALSDIVVLHNLLKPLRDLHDASLLCKYLESFYTLRKPVASTINTLADALYKVFCASPDQAMKEMRQACFDYLSLGGCSEYHFPHYKGRRGEADVFSCDRSCILQSSSHSLIKKRRET, from the exons ATGCGTGGGAATTGCAGGTATGCGCAGCTTAATCCACTCGTCACACCACCGGCGCATTTTACCAATCACCGGTCCCTCGCAACTGTCCGCCAGCAGCATTGCTCATCAGCGCTTTCTATAAAAGGCATCTCACTCCTCCCTTCAAAGCCTCGTTTCAATCGCAGCGTTTCAAGAGAGAGAACTAGAGAGATCTCCGTTTcctccaccttctcatctccgcCTTTGAAGATGCTGGTGCAGCAGTATCTCTTCGAAGGAATCTTCGCTTCTCTGCTAGGGTTTGTACTTCTGTACGGATTGCGCGGGAAGAAGAAGGCGGGGAAGAGAGCCGCTGATAAGGCCGAGATACGATCAGAAGGTTGGATGAGCTCCGGAGGCGGGGGATGCAGATCGGATGGCGGTGGCAGCGCTACGGATGTGATTGTTGTTGGAGCTGGCGTTGCAGGCTCCGCTCTCGCTTACACACTCGGCAAG GATGGACGCCGCGTGCATGTGATTGAGAGAGATTTGACTGAGCCTGACAGAATAGTTGGGGAATTGTTACAACCAGGTGGCTACCTGAAATTGGTTGAGTTGGGTCTTCAAG ATTGTGTGGAGGAAATTGATGCTCAACGAGTGCTTGGGTATGCACTTTTCAAGGATGGGAAAAGTTCTAAAGTCTCATATCCTTTGGACAAGTTCCAATCTGATGTGGCTGGAAGGACCTTTCATAATGGGCGTTTCATACAGCGGATGCGGGAGAAAGCTGCATCTCTTCCCAA TATTACATTGGAGCAGGGAACTGTAACATCCTTGCTTGAAGAAAATGGGACTATTAAGGGAGTTAAATACAAAACGAAGACTGGCGAAGAATTACAAGCATATGCTCCTCTTACAGTTGTATGTGATGGTTGTTTTTCAAATTTGCGGCGGTCTCTCTGCAGCCCCAAG GTTGATGTGCCAtcttgttttgttggtgtggttCTGGAGAACTGTCAGCTTCCATACCCGAACCATGGGCATGTTATTTTAGCTGATCCTTCTCCCATATTGTTTTATCCAATCAGCAGTACAGAGATCCGCTGTTTAGTCGATGTACCTGGGCAAAAGGTACCTTCCATAGCTAATGGTGAAATGGCAAACTATTTGAAGACTGTGGTGGCTCCTCAG ATCCCAGAGCAGCTGCGTGATGCCTTTATATCTGCCATCGATAGAGGAAGCATAAGAACAATGCCAAATAAGAGCATGCCGGCTTCTCCTTATCCCACTCCAGGGGCCCTTCTAATGGGAGATGCATTCAATATGCGTCATCCTTTAACTGGTGGTGGTATGACAGTGGCATTGTCTGACATTGTTGTGCTACACAATCTTCTTAAACCGTTGCGTGATCTGCATGATGCATCGTTGCTGTGCAAATACCTGGAGTCCTTTTACACCTTGCGTAAG CCAGTTGCGTCTACTATTAATACCTTAGCAGATGCACTATACAAGGTTTTTTGTGCCTCACCTGATCAAGCAATGAAAGAGATGCGGCAAGCATGTTTTGATTATCTAAGCCTAGGAG GGTGCAGCGAATATCATTTTCCCCATTATAAAGGCAGAAGGGGTGAGGCAGATGTTTTTTCCTGCGACCGTTCCTGCATATTACAGAGCTCCTCCCACTCCCTGATTAAGaaaagaagggaaacatga
- the LOC131218840 gene encoding squalene epoxidase 3-like isoform X2, producing the protein MRGNCRYAQLNPLVTPPAHFTNHRSLATVRQQHCSSALSIKGISLLPSKPRFNRSVSRERTREISVSSTFSSPPLKMLVQQYLFEGIFASLLGFVLLYGLRGKKKAGKRAADKAEIRSEGWMSSGGGGCRSDGGGSATDVIVVGAGVAGSALAYTLGKDGRRVHVIERDLTEPDRIVGELLQPGGYLKLVELGLQDCVEEIDAQRVLGYALFKDGKSSKVSYPLDKFQSDVAGRTFHNGRFIQRMREKAASLPNITLEQGTVTSLLEENGTIKGVKYKTKTGEELQAYAPLTVVCDGCFSNLRRSLCSPKVDVPSCFVGVVLENCQLPYPNHGHVILADPSPILFYPISSTEIRCLVDVPGQKIPEQLRDAFISAIDRGSIRTMPNKSMPASPYPTPGALLMGDAFNMRHPLTGGGMTVALSDIVVLHNLLKPLRDLHDASLLCKYLESFYTLRKPVASTINTLADALYKVFCASPDQAMKEMRQACFDYLSLGGIFSSGPVALLSGLNPRPLSLVGHFFAVAIYGVGRLFLRYPFPKSLLIGARLISGAANIIFPIIKAEGVRQMFFPATVPAYYRAPPTP; encoded by the exons ATGCGTGGGAATTGCAGGTATGCGCAGCTTAATCCACTCGTCACACCACCGGCGCATTTTACCAATCACCGGTCCCTCGCAACTGTCCGCCAGCAGCATTGCTCATCAGCGCTTTCTATAAAAGGCATCTCACTCCTCCCTTCAAAGCCTCGTTTCAATCGCAGCGTTTCAAGAGAGAGAACTAGAGAGATCTCCGTTTcctccaccttctcatctccgcCTTTGAAGATGCTGGTGCAGCAGTATCTCTTCGAAGGAATCTTCGCTTCTCTGCTAGGGTTTGTACTTCTGTACGGATTGCGCGGGAAGAAGAAGGCGGGGAAGAGAGCCGCTGATAAGGCCGAGATACGATCAGAAGGTTGGATGAGCTCCGGAGGCGGGGGATGCAGATCGGATGGCGGTGGCAGCGCTACGGATGTGATTGTTGTTGGAGCTGGCGTTGCAGGCTCCGCTCTCGCTTACACACTCGGCAAG GATGGACGCCGCGTGCATGTGATTGAGAGAGATTTGACTGAGCCTGACAGAATAGTTGGGGAATTGTTACAACCAGGTGGCTACCTGAAATTGGTTGAGTTGGGTCTTCAAG ATTGTGTGGAGGAAATTGATGCTCAACGAGTGCTTGGGTATGCACTTTTCAAGGATGGGAAAAGTTCTAAAGTCTCATATCCTTTGGACAAGTTCCAATCTGATGTGGCTGGAAGGACCTTTCATAATGGGCGTTTCATACAGCGGATGCGGGAGAAAGCTGCATCTCTTCCCAA TATTACATTGGAGCAGGGAACTGTAACATCCTTGCTTGAAGAAAATGGGACTATTAAGGGAGTTAAATACAAAACGAAGACTGGCGAAGAATTACAAGCATATGCTCCTCTTACAGTTGTATGTGATGGTTGTTTTTCAAATTTGCGGCGGTCTCTCTGCAGCCCCAAG GTTGATGTGCCAtcttgttttgttggtgtggttCTGGAGAACTGTCAGCTTCCATACCCGAACCATGGGCATGTTATTTTAGCTGATCCTTCTCCCATATTGTTTTATCCAATCAGCAGTACAGAGATCCGCTGTTTAGTCGATGTACCTGGGCAAAAG ATCCCAGAGCAGCTGCGTGATGCCTTTATATCTGCCATCGATAGAGGAAGCATAAGAACAATGCCAAATAAGAGCATGCCGGCTTCTCCTTATCCCACTCCAGGGGCCCTTCTAATGGGAGATGCATTCAATATGCGTCATCCTTTAACTGGTGGTGGTATGACAGTGGCATTGTCTGACATTGTTGTGCTACACAATCTTCTTAAACCGTTGCGTGATCTGCATGATGCATCGTTGCTGTGCAAATACCTGGAGTCCTTTTACACCTTGCGTAAG CCAGTTGCGTCTACTATTAATACCTTAGCAGATGCACTATACAAGGTTTTTTGTGCCTCACCTGATCAAGCAATGAAAGAGATGCGGCAAGCATGTTTTGATTATCTAAGCCTAGGAGGTATTTTTTCATCTGGGCCAGTAGCTTTGCTATCAGGTCTCAACCCTCGCCCATTGAGCCTGGTGGGCCATTTCTTTGCTGTGGCTATATATGGTGTTGGCCGTCTGTTTTTGAGATACCCTTTTCCCAAGAGTTTGTTGATCGGAGCTCGATTGATTTCG GGTGCAGCGAATATCATTTTCCCCATTATAAAGGCAGAAGGGGTGAGGCAGATGTTTTTTCCTGCGACCGTTCCTGCATATTACAGAGCTCCTCCCACTCCCTGA
- the LOC131218840 gene encoding squalene epoxidase 3-like isoform X1, protein MRGNCRYAQLNPLVTPPAHFTNHRSLATVRQQHCSSALSIKGISLLPSKPRFNRSVSRERTREISVSSTFSSPPLKMLVQQYLFEGIFASLLGFVLLYGLRGKKKAGKRAADKAEIRSEGWMSSGGGGCRSDGGGSATDVIVVGAGVAGSALAYTLGKDGRRVHVIERDLTEPDRIVGELLQPGGYLKLVELGLQDCVEEIDAQRVLGYALFKDGKSSKVSYPLDKFQSDVAGRTFHNGRFIQRMREKAASLPNITLEQGTVTSLLEENGTIKGVKYKTKTGEELQAYAPLTVVCDGCFSNLRRSLCSPKVDVPSCFVGVVLENCQLPYPNHGHVILADPSPILFYPISSTEIRCLVDVPGQKVPSIANGEMANYLKTVVAPQIPEQLRDAFISAIDRGSIRTMPNKSMPASPYPTPGALLMGDAFNMRHPLTGGGMTVALSDIVVLHNLLKPLRDLHDASLLCKYLESFYTLRKPVASTINTLADALYKVFCASPDQAMKEMRQACFDYLSLGGIFSSGPVALLSGLNPRPLSLVGHFFAVAIYGVGRLFLRYPFPKSLLIGARLISGAANIIFPIIKAEGVRQMFFPATVPAYYRAPPTP, encoded by the exons ATGCGTGGGAATTGCAGGTATGCGCAGCTTAATCCACTCGTCACACCACCGGCGCATTTTACCAATCACCGGTCCCTCGCAACTGTCCGCCAGCAGCATTGCTCATCAGCGCTTTCTATAAAAGGCATCTCACTCCTCCCTTCAAAGCCTCGTTTCAATCGCAGCGTTTCAAGAGAGAGAACTAGAGAGATCTCCGTTTcctccaccttctcatctccgcCTTTGAAGATGCTGGTGCAGCAGTATCTCTTCGAAGGAATCTTCGCTTCTCTGCTAGGGTTTGTACTTCTGTACGGATTGCGCGGGAAGAAGAAGGCGGGGAAGAGAGCCGCTGATAAGGCCGAGATACGATCAGAAGGTTGGATGAGCTCCGGAGGCGGGGGATGCAGATCGGATGGCGGTGGCAGCGCTACGGATGTGATTGTTGTTGGAGCTGGCGTTGCAGGCTCCGCTCTCGCTTACACACTCGGCAAG GATGGACGCCGCGTGCATGTGATTGAGAGAGATTTGACTGAGCCTGACAGAATAGTTGGGGAATTGTTACAACCAGGTGGCTACCTGAAATTGGTTGAGTTGGGTCTTCAAG ATTGTGTGGAGGAAATTGATGCTCAACGAGTGCTTGGGTATGCACTTTTCAAGGATGGGAAAAGTTCTAAAGTCTCATATCCTTTGGACAAGTTCCAATCTGATGTGGCTGGAAGGACCTTTCATAATGGGCGTTTCATACAGCGGATGCGGGAGAAAGCTGCATCTCTTCCCAA TATTACATTGGAGCAGGGAACTGTAACATCCTTGCTTGAAGAAAATGGGACTATTAAGGGAGTTAAATACAAAACGAAGACTGGCGAAGAATTACAAGCATATGCTCCTCTTACAGTTGTATGTGATGGTTGTTTTTCAAATTTGCGGCGGTCTCTCTGCAGCCCCAAG GTTGATGTGCCAtcttgttttgttggtgtggttCTGGAGAACTGTCAGCTTCCATACCCGAACCATGGGCATGTTATTTTAGCTGATCCTTCTCCCATATTGTTTTATCCAATCAGCAGTACAGAGATCCGCTGTTTAGTCGATGTACCTGGGCAAAAGGTACCTTCCATAGCTAATGGTGAAATGGCAAACTATTTGAAGACTGTGGTGGCTCCTCAG ATCCCAGAGCAGCTGCGTGATGCCTTTATATCTGCCATCGATAGAGGAAGCATAAGAACAATGCCAAATAAGAGCATGCCGGCTTCTCCTTATCCCACTCCAGGGGCCCTTCTAATGGGAGATGCATTCAATATGCGTCATCCTTTAACTGGTGGTGGTATGACAGTGGCATTGTCTGACATTGTTGTGCTACACAATCTTCTTAAACCGTTGCGTGATCTGCATGATGCATCGTTGCTGTGCAAATACCTGGAGTCCTTTTACACCTTGCGTAAG CCAGTTGCGTCTACTATTAATACCTTAGCAGATGCACTATACAAGGTTTTTTGTGCCTCACCTGATCAAGCAATGAAAGAGATGCGGCAAGCATGTTTTGATTATCTAAGCCTAGGAGGTATTTTTTCATCTGGGCCAGTAGCTTTGCTATCAGGTCTCAACCCTCGCCCATTGAGCCTGGTGGGCCATTTCTTTGCTGTGGCTATATATGGTGTTGGCCGTCTGTTTTTGAGATACCCTTTTCCCAAGAGTTTGTTGATCGGAGCTCGATTGATTTCG GGTGCAGCGAATATCATTTTCCCCATTATAAAGGCAGAAGGGGTGAGGCAGATGTTTTTTCCTGCGACCGTTCCTGCATATTACAGAGCTCCTCCCACTCCCTGA